A genomic region of Dunckerocampus dactyliophorus isolate RoL2022-P2 chromosome 8, RoL_Ddac_1.1, whole genome shotgun sequence contains the following coding sequences:
- the LOC129185897 gene encoding band 4.1-like protein 1 isoform X1 — MQGSTLDGKMAKQEQNSKLLDEVKGSDDTSEKTSPNKNLKSPQKSSKRLKTTAFKVALLDLSDFKGDIEKHSKGQTLIDVVCEHLNLLEKDYFGLTFADTDTQKNWLDPSKEIKKQMRNCLWHFAFAVKFYPPDPSQLTEDITRYYLCLQLRDDMLSGRLPCSFVTHALLGSYTVQAELGDHDQDEHGSDYVSDFHFAPNQTRELEERVMELHRSYKGMTPAEAEINFLENAKKLSMYGVDLHHAKVCIDLERPAGFFSVVQKSFLTFSVSFLLQDSEGIDIMLGVCANGLLVYRDRLRINRFAWPKILKISYKRSNFYIKIRPGEYEQFESTIGFKLPNHRAAKRLWKVCIEHHTFFRLVSPEPPPKGFLVMGSKFRYSGRTQAQTRQASALIDRPAPHFERSTSKRYLLSRSLDGAEFSRPVSAMCENHDGLFHHSVSEQRHLHSPSVDEQETELEPSLEQDEEDLDQEQGQETERDENQNGNVTPSKKKEIMDEAGSPAGIKQELCQLEQDATPRQKQEFLDKSQDVLLKHQASINELKRALREPNSKLMSREKRLSATSPPGTPDKKALGGRAVAADPINSLSVEGFIQKNLATSPEGSEEWVLIEKQHHDWKVKENNSPTSDFSWEKKQQEKVIHNAKMMHIEVTGSDRKEMKSHIDEFPSTKSAREAAMFSEQWPTSKGRFEIQLLANADLSQDKSPRKPSEAPSSVPKDNVSVVSHQMKEYMASKPRKKRRPQSLNIGMPPELVSGKGESDSTAEENEDSDDNTEKPSETGYYCQSAAMELVKVNREPEKSEAFRAYEDSKENKVAGEWQEVFHQDAEQLRKPEPVGPAEINGPGKVDHDISFSSVKGEGVIKIRGKGFIDNKELAEVKLRQVRTHERKISTSGAEDIEGLLGDRRQRTSLHRLSGGHQSEITRIVPLKPERSKSIACKDDRDKTGQAELTRSVRREYRWSVGSPEGTSDLNWTDISTLHPAFETDMESITKQEHSDESYQSSESHIFASKNSSLPKTIPPAPPVKTQKARESGLILRNSRNVVREPSLEAVKKRHSEPVPAPFVCDEPFTDSKKELSDNKPQAIVTREEEPERDNSGCIRQPHLGIERKCSSMTVSSTSSLEAEVDFTVITDLHPCMDDIAEGLSDSGAKERQPEVAREDFEETSRFYSACLMGSRDKSPIEKLPEEGLYHEPPVAKRDASAVSMAQMLKRADSKTESHTNGSEVQMNIINVSPQLSFTQEARVSLKENASPIKASVQGKELIVSPLSITAESVTTATTTQVTKTVKGGYSETRIEKRIIITGDDDVDQHQALAMAIQEAKQQHPDMLVTKAVVIRETESPTEELQKS; from the exons ATGCAGGGATCAACCTTGGATGGCAAAATGGCCAAACAG GAGCAGAATTCCAAGCTTCTAGATGAAGTCAAAGGAAGCGATGACACGTCTGAGAAGACATCCCCAAACAAGAACCTCAAATCACCACAGAAAAGCTCCAAGCGACTTAAAACAACAGCGTTTAAAGTAGCGCTGCTGGATTTGTCTGATTTCAAAGGAGACATTGAG AAACACTCGAAAGGACAGACGCTGATAGACGTGGTGTGTGAGCACCTCAATTTGCTGGAGAAGGACTACTTTGGCCTGACCTTTGCAGACACAGACACCCAAAAG AACTGGTTGGACCCCTCCAAGGAAATCAAGAAACAGATGCGCA ACTGTCTCTGGCACTTTGCCTTTGCTGTCAAGTTCTACCCTCCAGACCCCTCTCAACTCACTGAAGATATTACCAG ATACTACCTATGTCTGCAGCTGAGGGATGACATGCTGTCAGGTCGACTGCCGTGCTCGTTCGTCACCCACGCCCTACTGGGTTCCTATACGGTTCAAGCGGAGCTCGGCGACCATGATCAGGACGAGCATGGCTCTGACTATGTCAGCGATTTCCATTTTGCACCCAATCAAACTCGCGAACTGGAGGAGAGAGTGATGGAGCTCCATCGAAGCTACAA GGGTATGACTCCAGCAGAGGCTGAAATTAACTTCCTGGAGAATGCAAAGAAGTTGTCCATGTATGGGGTGGACCTGCACCATGCTAAGGTTTGCATTGACTTAGAAAGACCAGCGGGGTTTTTTTCAGTTGTGCAAAAAtcatttttgactttttctgtGTCATTTCTGCTACAGGATTCGGAAGGGATCGACATTATGTTGGGTGTCTGCGCCAACGGCCTGCTGGTGTACCGTGATAGGCTGAGGATCAACCGCTTTGCTTGGCCAAAGATCCTTAAGATCTCCTACAAGAGGAGCAACTTTTACATTAAGATACGACCTGGAGAG TATGAGCAGTTTGAAAGCACTATTGGTTTTAAGCTTCCCAACCACAGAGCTGCCAAAAGGCTGTGGAAAGTCTGCATTGAGCATCACACCTTCTTCCG GTTGGTTTCTCCAGAGCCTCCTCCCAAGGGCTTCTTGGTAATGGGCTCAAAGTTCCGATACAGTGGAAGAACGCAGGCTCAAACCAGACAGGCCAGTGCTCTCATAGACAGGCCCGCTCCACACTTTGAACGATCCACCAGCAAAAGATACCTGCTCTCTAGAAGTTTGGATGGAG CAGAGTTCTCCCGGCCGGTGTCAGCCATGTGTGAGAATCACGATGGCCTCTTCCACCACAGCGTGAGTGAACAGCGTCATCTCCACAGCCCATCTGTGGATGAGCAGGAGACTGAGCTGGAGCCCAGTTTGGAACAAGACGAGGAGGATTTGGACCAGGAGCAGGGCCAGGAGACTGAAAGGGACGAAAACCAGAACGGAAATGTTACTCCGAGCAAGAAGAAAGAAATTATG GATGAGGCTGGATCACCAGCGGGCATTAAACAGGAG CTGTGTCAATTGGAGCAGGACGCCACTCCCCGGCAAAAACAGGAG TTTCTGGATAAGTCGCAGGATGTCTTGCTAAAGCACCAAGCCAGTATCAATGAGCTGAAACGAGCCCTGAGGGAGCCCAACAGCAAGCTGATGAGCCGTGAGAAGCGTCTGTCAGCAACCTCGCCACCCGGCACACCGGATAAAAAAGCT TTGGGGGGCCGAGCAGTGGCAGCAGACCCCATTAACAGCCTGTCTGTTGAGGGGTTCATCCAGAAGAATCTGGCGACTTCACCTGAG GGCTCTGAGGAGTGGgtattgattgaaaaacaacacCATGActggaaagtgaaagaaaataacTCTCCCACATCTGATTTCTCCtgggagaaaaaacaacaggaaaaagtGATACACAATGCCAAGATGATGCATATTGAGGTGACAGGGTCTGacagaaaagaaatgaaaagccACATTGATGAATTTCCATCAACAAAATCAGCCAGAGAGGCAGCTATGTTTTCTGAGCAGTGGCCCACTAGCAAAGGTCGTTTTGAGATTCAATTATTGGCAAATGCGGACTTGTCTCAAGACAAATCTCCAAGAAAACCATCTGAAGCCCCAAGCTCTGTGCCAAAGGACAATGTGTCCGTGGTCTCACACCAGATGAAGGAATATATGGCTTCAAAGCCGAGAAAAAAGAGGAGACCCCAGAGCCTAAACATAGGAATGCCTCCAGAGCTTGTCTCTGGGAAAGGGGAAAGCGATTCTACTGCAGAGGAAAACGAGGACTCAGATGATAATACAGAAAAACCATCTGAAACAGGATATTATTGTCAATCAGCAGCAATGGAGTTGGTGAAAGTTAATCGGGAACCAGAAAAGAGTGAGGCCTTCAGGGCCTATGAAGACAGCAAGGAGAACAAAGTGGCAGGAGAATGGCAGGAAGTTTTCCATCAAGATGCAGAACAACTTAGGAAGCCAGAACCGGTTGGCCCAGCAGAAATAAATGGACCAGGCAAAGTAGACCATGATATCTCATTTTCAAGTGTAAAAGGGGAGGGCGTAATTAAGATAAGGGGAAAGGGCTTTATTGACAATAAAGAGCTAGCAGAGGTAAAACTGCGACAGGTCAGGACGCATGAGAGAAAGATAAGTACTTCTGGAGCAGAGGATATTGAAGGTCTTCTGGGAGACAGACGTCAGAGGACGTCTCTCCACCGGTTGTCAGGCGGCCATCAGTCAGAAATAACCAGGATTGTTCCTCTCAAGCCAGAGCGGTCAAAGAGCATAGCATGTAAGGATGACAGGGACAAGACCGGACAGGCTGAGCTAACACGCAGTGTAAGAAGAGAATACCGCTGGTCGGTTGGCTCTCCAGAGGGAACCTCAGACCTCAACTGGACTGACATCTCTACGCTCCATCCAGCATTTGAAACCGATATGGAGAGCATCACTAAGCAAGAGCATTCGGATGAAAGCTATCAGTCCTCAGAAAGTCACATCTTTGCCTCGAAGAACTCATCACTTCCCAAAACGATACCTCCAGCCCCACCAGTGAAAACCCAGAAGGCCAGAGAATCGGGACTCATACTACGCAACAGCCGGAATGTGGTCAGAGAGCCGAGCCTGGAAGCAGTCAAGAAGAGACATTCG GAGCCAGTCCCTGCTCCCTTTGTTTGTGATGAGCCATTCACTGATTCCAAG AAGGAGCTCAGTGACAACAAGCCCCAGGCAATTGTAACTCGTGAGGAGGAACCGGAGCGGGACAACTCGGGCTGCATTAGACAGCCCCATTTGGGCATTGAACGCAAGTGTTCCAGCATGACGGTCAGCTCCACATCGAGCTTAGAGGCTGAGGTCGACTTCACGGTCATCACAGACCTCCATCCCTGCATGGACGACATAGCTGAAGGCTTGTCCGATTCAGGAGCGAAGGAGAGGCAGCCCGAGGTGGCACGGGAGGACTTTGAGGAAACATCCAGGTTCTACTCTGCATGTCTCATGGGCTCAAGGGACAAATCTCCCATAGAGAAACTTCCTGAAGAGGGACTGTATCATGAG CCCCCCGTGGCAAAGAGAGACGCCAGTGCTGTGAGCATGGCCCAGATGCTTAAAAGGGCCGACTCCAAGACAGAGTCTCACACTAATGGATCAGAGGTTCAAATGAATATTATCAACGTCTCACCACAG CTGTCCTTCACACAAGAGGCCCGAGTCAGCCTTAAAGAAAATGCATCACCT ATTAAAGCCAGTGTCCAAGGTAAAGAGCTCATTGTGTCCCCACTGAGCATCACTGCTGAAAGTGTCACCACTGCAACCACAACTCAAGTTACCAAG ACGGTAAAAGGAGGCTACTCAGAGACCAGAATTGAGAAAAGGATTATCATCACAGGAGATGATGATGTAGATCAACATCAG GCTCTTGCCATGGCGATCCAAGAGGCCAAGCAGCAGCATCCTGACATGCTGGTGACAAAAGCAGTTGTTATTAGGGAGACAGAGTCTCCCACTGAGGAACTACAGAAG tcctga
- the LOC129185897 gene encoding band 4.1-like protein 1 isoform X6, whose amino-acid sequence MQGSTLDGKMAKQEQNSKLLDEVKGSDDTSEKTSPNKNLKSPQKSSKRLKTTAFKVALLDLSDFKGDIEKHSKGQTLIDVVCEHLNLLEKDYFGLTFADTDTQKNWLDPSKEIKKQMRNCLWHFAFAVKFYPPDPSQLTEDITRYYLCLQLRDDMLSGRLPCSFVTHALLGSYTVQAELGDHDQDEHGSDYVSDFHFAPNQTRELEERVMELHRSYKGMTPAEAEINFLENAKKLSMYGVDLHHAKVCIDLERPAGFFSVVQKSFLTFSVSFLLQDSEGIDIMLGVCANGLLVYRDRLRINRFAWPKILKISYKRSNFYIKIRPGEYEQFESTIGFKLPNHRAAKRLWKVCIEHHTFFRLVSPEPPPKGFLVMGSKFRYSGRTQAQTRQASALIDRPAPHFERSTSKRYLLSRSLDGAEFSRPVSAMCENHDGLFHHSVSEQRHLHSPSVDEQETELEPSLEQDEEDLDQEQGQETERDENQNGNVTPSKKKEIMDEAGSPAGIKQEFLDKSQDVLLKHQASINELKRALREPNSKLMSREKRLSATSPPGTPDKKALGGRAVAADPINSLSVEGFIQKNLATSPEGSEEWVLIEKQHHDWKVKENNSPTSDFSWEKKQQEKVIHNAKMMHIEVTGSDRKEMKSHIDEFPSTKSAREAAMFSEQWPTSKGRFEIQLLANADLSQDKSPRKPSEAPSSVPKDNVSVVSHQMKEYMASKPRKKRRPQSLNIGMPPELVSGKGESDSTAEENEDSDDNTEKPSETGYYCQSAAMELVKVNREPEKSEAFRAYEDSKENKVAGEWQEVFHQDAEQLRKPEPVGPAEINGPGKVDHDISFSSVKGEGVIKIRGKGFIDNKELAEVKLRQVRTHERKISTSGAEDIEGLLGDRRQRTSLHRLSGGHQSEITRIVPLKPERSKSIACKDDRDKTGQAELTRSVRREYRWSVGSPEGTSDLNWTDISTLHPAFETDMESITKQEHSDESYQSSESHIFASKNSSLPKTIPPAPPVKTQKARESGLILRNSRNVVREPSLEAVKKRHSEPVPAPFVCDEPFTDSKKELSDNKPQAIVTREEEPERDNSGCIRQPHLGIERKCSSMTVSSTSSLEAEVDFTVITDLHPCMDDIAEGLSDSGAKERQPEVAREDFEETSRFYSACLMGSRDKSPIEKLPEEGLYHEPPVAKRDASAVSMAQMLKRADSKTESHTNGSEVQMNIINVSPQLSFTQEARVSLKENASPIKASVQGKELIVSPLSITAESVTTATTTQVTKTVKGGYSETRIEKRIIITGDDDVDQHQALAMAIQEAKQQHPDMLVTKAVVIRETESPTEELQKS is encoded by the exons ATGCAGGGATCAACCTTGGATGGCAAAATGGCCAAACAG GAGCAGAATTCCAAGCTTCTAGATGAAGTCAAAGGAAGCGATGACACGTCTGAGAAGACATCCCCAAACAAGAACCTCAAATCACCACAGAAAAGCTCCAAGCGACTTAAAACAACAGCGTTTAAAGTAGCGCTGCTGGATTTGTCTGATTTCAAAGGAGACATTGAG AAACACTCGAAAGGACAGACGCTGATAGACGTGGTGTGTGAGCACCTCAATTTGCTGGAGAAGGACTACTTTGGCCTGACCTTTGCAGACACAGACACCCAAAAG AACTGGTTGGACCCCTCCAAGGAAATCAAGAAACAGATGCGCA ACTGTCTCTGGCACTTTGCCTTTGCTGTCAAGTTCTACCCTCCAGACCCCTCTCAACTCACTGAAGATATTACCAG ATACTACCTATGTCTGCAGCTGAGGGATGACATGCTGTCAGGTCGACTGCCGTGCTCGTTCGTCACCCACGCCCTACTGGGTTCCTATACGGTTCAAGCGGAGCTCGGCGACCATGATCAGGACGAGCATGGCTCTGACTATGTCAGCGATTTCCATTTTGCACCCAATCAAACTCGCGAACTGGAGGAGAGAGTGATGGAGCTCCATCGAAGCTACAA GGGTATGACTCCAGCAGAGGCTGAAATTAACTTCCTGGAGAATGCAAAGAAGTTGTCCATGTATGGGGTGGACCTGCACCATGCTAAGGTTTGCATTGACTTAGAAAGACCAGCGGGGTTTTTTTCAGTTGTGCAAAAAtcatttttgactttttctgtGTCATTTCTGCTACAGGATTCGGAAGGGATCGACATTATGTTGGGTGTCTGCGCCAACGGCCTGCTGGTGTACCGTGATAGGCTGAGGATCAACCGCTTTGCTTGGCCAAAGATCCTTAAGATCTCCTACAAGAGGAGCAACTTTTACATTAAGATACGACCTGGAGAG TATGAGCAGTTTGAAAGCACTATTGGTTTTAAGCTTCCCAACCACAGAGCTGCCAAAAGGCTGTGGAAAGTCTGCATTGAGCATCACACCTTCTTCCG GTTGGTTTCTCCAGAGCCTCCTCCCAAGGGCTTCTTGGTAATGGGCTCAAAGTTCCGATACAGTGGAAGAACGCAGGCTCAAACCAGACAGGCCAGTGCTCTCATAGACAGGCCCGCTCCACACTTTGAACGATCCACCAGCAAAAGATACCTGCTCTCTAGAAGTTTGGATGGAG CAGAGTTCTCCCGGCCGGTGTCAGCCATGTGTGAGAATCACGATGGCCTCTTCCACCACAGCGTGAGTGAACAGCGTCATCTCCACAGCCCATCTGTGGATGAGCAGGAGACTGAGCTGGAGCCCAGTTTGGAACAAGACGAGGAGGATTTGGACCAGGAGCAGGGCCAGGAGACTGAAAGGGACGAAAACCAGAACGGAAATGTTACTCCGAGCAAGAAGAAAGAAATTATG GATGAGGCTGGATCACCAGCGGGCATTAAACAGGAG TTTCTGGATAAGTCGCAGGATGTCTTGCTAAAGCACCAAGCCAGTATCAATGAGCTGAAACGAGCCCTGAGGGAGCCCAACAGCAAGCTGATGAGCCGTGAGAAGCGTCTGTCAGCAACCTCGCCACCCGGCACACCGGATAAAAAAGCT TTGGGGGGCCGAGCAGTGGCAGCAGACCCCATTAACAGCCTGTCTGTTGAGGGGTTCATCCAGAAGAATCTGGCGACTTCACCTGAG GGCTCTGAGGAGTGGgtattgattgaaaaacaacacCATGActggaaagtgaaagaaaataacTCTCCCACATCTGATTTCTCCtgggagaaaaaacaacaggaaaaagtGATACACAATGCCAAGATGATGCATATTGAGGTGACAGGGTCTGacagaaaagaaatgaaaagccACATTGATGAATTTCCATCAACAAAATCAGCCAGAGAGGCAGCTATGTTTTCTGAGCAGTGGCCCACTAGCAAAGGTCGTTTTGAGATTCAATTATTGGCAAATGCGGACTTGTCTCAAGACAAATCTCCAAGAAAACCATCTGAAGCCCCAAGCTCTGTGCCAAAGGACAATGTGTCCGTGGTCTCACACCAGATGAAGGAATATATGGCTTCAAAGCCGAGAAAAAAGAGGAGACCCCAGAGCCTAAACATAGGAATGCCTCCAGAGCTTGTCTCTGGGAAAGGGGAAAGCGATTCTACTGCAGAGGAAAACGAGGACTCAGATGATAATACAGAAAAACCATCTGAAACAGGATATTATTGTCAATCAGCAGCAATGGAGTTGGTGAAAGTTAATCGGGAACCAGAAAAGAGTGAGGCCTTCAGGGCCTATGAAGACAGCAAGGAGAACAAAGTGGCAGGAGAATGGCAGGAAGTTTTCCATCAAGATGCAGAACAACTTAGGAAGCCAGAACCGGTTGGCCCAGCAGAAATAAATGGACCAGGCAAAGTAGACCATGATATCTCATTTTCAAGTGTAAAAGGGGAGGGCGTAATTAAGATAAGGGGAAAGGGCTTTATTGACAATAAAGAGCTAGCAGAGGTAAAACTGCGACAGGTCAGGACGCATGAGAGAAAGATAAGTACTTCTGGAGCAGAGGATATTGAAGGTCTTCTGGGAGACAGACGTCAGAGGACGTCTCTCCACCGGTTGTCAGGCGGCCATCAGTCAGAAATAACCAGGATTGTTCCTCTCAAGCCAGAGCGGTCAAAGAGCATAGCATGTAAGGATGACAGGGACAAGACCGGACAGGCTGAGCTAACACGCAGTGTAAGAAGAGAATACCGCTGGTCGGTTGGCTCTCCAGAGGGAACCTCAGACCTCAACTGGACTGACATCTCTACGCTCCATCCAGCATTTGAAACCGATATGGAGAGCATCACTAAGCAAGAGCATTCGGATGAAAGCTATCAGTCCTCAGAAAGTCACATCTTTGCCTCGAAGAACTCATCACTTCCCAAAACGATACCTCCAGCCCCACCAGTGAAAACCCAGAAGGCCAGAGAATCGGGACTCATACTACGCAACAGCCGGAATGTGGTCAGAGAGCCGAGCCTGGAAGCAGTCAAGAAGAGACATTCG GAGCCAGTCCCTGCTCCCTTTGTTTGTGATGAGCCATTCACTGATTCCAAG AAGGAGCTCAGTGACAACAAGCCCCAGGCAATTGTAACTCGTGAGGAGGAACCGGAGCGGGACAACTCGGGCTGCATTAGACAGCCCCATTTGGGCATTGAACGCAAGTGTTCCAGCATGACGGTCAGCTCCACATCGAGCTTAGAGGCTGAGGTCGACTTCACGGTCATCACAGACCTCCATCCCTGCATGGACGACATAGCTGAAGGCTTGTCCGATTCAGGAGCGAAGGAGAGGCAGCCCGAGGTGGCACGGGAGGACTTTGAGGAAACATCCAGGTTCTACTCTGCATGTCTCATGGGCTCAAGGGACAAATCTCCCATAGAGAAACTTCCTGAAGAGGGACTGTATCATGAG CCCCCCGTGGCAAAGAGAGACGCCAGTGCTGTGAGCATGGCCCAGATGCTTAAAAGGGCCGACTCCAAGACAGAGTCTCACACTAATGGATCAGAGGTTCAAATGAATATTATCAACGTCTCACCACAG CTGTCCTTCACACAAGAGGCCCGAGTCAGCCTTAAAGAAAATGCATCACCT ATTAAAGCCAGTGTCCAAGGTAAAGAGCTCATTGTGTCCCCACTGAGCATCACTGCTGAAAGTGTCACCACTGCAACCACAACTCAAGTTACCAAG ACGGTAAAAGGAGGCTACTCAGAGACCAGAATTGAGAAAAGGATTATCATCACAGGAGATGATGATGTAGATCAACATCAG GCTCTTGCCATGGCGATCCAAGAGGCCAAGCAGCAGCATCCTGACATGCTGGTGACAAAAGCAGTTGTTATTAGGGAGACAGAGTCTCCCACTGAGGAACTACAGAAG tcctga